In one Rutidosis leptorrhynchoides isolate AG116_Rl617_1_P2 chromosome 8, CSIRO_AGI_Rlap_v1, whole genome shotgun sequence genomic region, the following are encoded:
- the LOC139862205 gene encoding uncharacterized protein gives MGNLLSSWYKQPPPPMVLVPPLFDFPPLAARTRMLESSYNLLFGKLALRCLFDDYFEDAQHFTTKLMLKPTDDPHVDLIATVSGPLDPKPKETINGNALFRWQSDVDDPNTFADLYVSTIDPILLMRVCAYYPKYGLGAFGVLPVLQRNRVSSEDYGVVGLRYGSSNLSLGATFMPYLSSYEFPKSAWLVRKIGRLTAGVQYDPKFESVDGARYNNFKNWNYAIGYGVGSGSPLSPSFNFGLELAQSSQFIASFYQHFVVQRRVKNPLEENEVVGITNYIDFGFELQTRIDNRKESNRIQDSTFQVAASWQANKNILVKAKGGPLDSSLCLAFKSWWKPSFTFSMSAVRDRTGKTSYGFGLCVDNVREASYQRADPNFVMLTPNKEHLAGGIHWKSGSRPMLQSNVDSGNFDGVPKELRPLGRIL, from the exons ATGGGTAACTTATTATCGTCATGGTACAAACAACCTCCACCGCCAATGGTGTTGGTCCCACCCCTCTTCGACTTCCCTCCACTCGCTGCTCGCACCAG GATGTTAGAATCTTCATATAATCTATTATTTGGGAAGCTTGCATTAAGATGTCTATTTGATGATTATTTTGAAGATGCTCAACATTTTACTACTAAACTTATGCTTAAGCCCACTGATGATCCTCATGTTGATTTAATTGCTACT GTTTCGGGTCCACTTGACCCAAAGCCGAAGGAGACGATTAATGGAAATGCGTTATTTCGTTGGCAAAG CGACGTTGATGATCCTAACACATTTGCTGACCTATATGTATCAACGATTGATCC AATTTTACTCATGAGGGTGTGTGCATACTATCCAAAATATGGACTTGGAGCGTTTGGTGTTTTACCCGTGCTTCAACGAAACAG GGTATCGTCAGAAGATTATGGAGTGGTTGGTTTGAGATACGGGTCATCAAATTTGTCACTTGGCGCGACATTTATGCCCTATTTAT CGAGTTATGAGTTTCCTAAATCTGCATGGTTGGTTAGAAAGATAGGAAGGTTAACTGCTGGGGTGCAATACGACCCAAAAT TTGAATCGGTGGACGGTGCAagatataataattttaaaaactGGAACTATGCAATTGGCTATGGAGTTGGAAGTGGCAGTCCATTAAGCCCATCGTTCAATTTTGGTCTTGAACTTGCACAAAGTTCTCAG TTCATAGCGTCATTTTATCAACACTTTGTCGTCCAAAGAAGG GTTAAAAATCCTCTTGAAGAGAATGAAGTAGTTGGAATCACAAATTATATAGATTTTGGATTCGAGTTGCAAACAAG AATTGATAATCGAAAAGAGTCAAACCGCATCCAAGATTCAACCTTTCAGGTTGCTGCATCTTGGCAAGCTAATAAGAACATATTGGTCAAG GCAAAAGGAGGTCCTCTTGATTCATCGTTGTGTTTAGCTTTTAAGTCTTGGTGGAAACCATCTTTCACCTTTAGCATGTCAG CCGTAAGGGATAGAACAGGAAAGACATCCTACGGATTTGGTCTTTGTGTGGACAATGTCAGAGAAGCAAG TTATCAACGGGCGGATCCAAATTTTGTAATGCTAACACCAAACAAGGAGCATCTTGCTGGAGGGATCCACTGGAAAAGTGGGTCCAGACCAATGCTGCAATCAAATGTGGATTCGGGCAACTTTGATGGAGTCCCAAAGGAACTCAGACCCTTGGGTAGAATTTTATGA